In Citrus sinensis cultivar Valencia sweet orange chromosome 3, DVS_A1.0, whole genome shotgun sequence, the sequence AAATAATCaatgaattatttaatcaCACGCAATAAATTTAGAGCAAGAGCTTTGGCGTGAATTACTACTGTGGATGTGTTTCACTTGTTTGAATGCATGAATAAGAAAAGCACTGGGGAGGAAGAAATTATGCTTGTAATAACTttaattgaagaaataaattttcgCAGCATGGGTCGGTTCAGTAATTACTATTTAATTAGTACGGTCGGGTTGCAAGAAAACGAGTGTCGAATCTGAATCCCTGGTGCTGAACTATCATATTAATGTCTACAAATTGGTTGGTTAAGCAATTATTTATCAACTTTTTCTAATTCTTGTGTGGTTATTGTTACATGGGAACATGGGATGGATTGACTGACTTTTCTTCCAGAACATCTTTCAGACCTCAGTTCAAAGTGTCTATGAATTGGTTGCTTAaccgtgtgtgtgtgtgtgtgtgtgtgtgtatagcAAGCATTTGTAATCCTTAAAAGCTTCATGGGAATAAACTTTGTTCTCCTGCAATTCTTGCTTGCTTTTCTCATACTAATTTAATCGCTCTATCATTTTATAAGTCAAATGGGAGAGGCAAAGAATTTGTAGTTCGTTGGATTTCTATCTATTGAGGGctgttttatcatttatgtatgaataaattaaaatcttgctctcttttagttttatgattataattacctttttctattttccattttaattgttGTACCCTTCCATTTCATTGCAATTTACAAAAGAATCATAACTTGAAGACGGCAAGTTTATGAGTTTCCgaaaaaattgtatttggtTATTTAGGTAATTTCAGTTTAAAAGGCGGGGTTTTATAAGGAGTTTTGAGGGGTGTCAAAAGATCTACCGTAAATAGAACCCTAAAAATTCTGTAACGGCATTTTCGTCGGCCCAAACTAAACCCCTGCGCTCAGGCTTAGGTTAAAAATCCAAAAGCCACCTGCATGTCTCTCAATCGCACTCGCAGTCGCAGATTCTAAAACGGCCCGTCGCCGACTCTGAGACTCTCTTCTACTTGTTCAACCTCACCCTAGTAATCTTACAATTAGATTTTTACGATTTTTGGAGAAGCAGGGAAGCCGGTTTCTGGTGAGATAACTGAAAGTCTTGCTCTTAGTGATAAATTTGTAAGCTTTCAATCAAAGAGATGGGGAAAGCCAAAAAGGCTCCTAAATTTGCCGCCATGAAGAAGATCATCACCAAAAGAGCTATAAAAAAGTatttgaccttttttttttcccacatTTTTACCTTTACTCAGTATGCTTCGTTACTATTATAATTGGTAAATCCTacattgactttttttttttaatttgttgtcattattataaaattgttgTATTCAGTTACAAAGAGGATGTTTTGAATCCCAACAAGAAAGACCTTACTAAGGAAAAGATGCCAAGAAATGTGTAAGCCTCCGCTCTACTTATCCTATAAGAATTTACTCTTTATTTgctatttatttgattttgttaatgCATATAAAAGATAATATAACTAATTGTAATTATTGTACCTGAATTAGGCCTAATGTTTCTTCGGCACTTTTCTTCACACACAACACTGCCTTGGGACCGCCTTACCGGGTCTTGGTGGATACcaactttattaatttctccatcCAGAATAAAGTAAGCAGAACTTGttctattttgttttactCAGTTTTTGCTTTACTAATGTTCATGCCTTAACTTTAATTGGGAGAATTAACTTTCTGTTCTGTCTTCTACTTTGTATAGTTGGATTTGGAGAAGGGAATGATGGACTGCTTATATGCGAAATGTGagttttattaatcaaatatatttgaattatGTACTTTATTGTTTCCTTTTGTTCTCGGTAAAGTATTATCTTATTGTTTATACTAATTCTCTGCCCCTTTTGACCTAAAGGCACTCCTTGTATTACGGATTGTGTGATGGCAGAGCTTGAGAAGCTAGGTCAGAAGTACCGAGTAGCTCTGAGGTATCTTTCTTAGCAATTTAATACTCTGCATGTCTGGCTACTTTATGTTCGGTGTTCTCACTTGCATTATGGTGTCAGGTGGTTCCCAAGCTATCGGATGCTTTGTTtccatttgtttttattgttgGTCATAAATCCTTGTGCACTAACCAtgtattagatttttttcatttttaaaaagtgaaaattaatttgtattctgcCTATATTAGGATTGCTAAGGATCCTCGTTTTGAGAGATTACCCTGTACTCATAAAGGGACCTATGCTGATGATTGTCTTGTTGAAAGAGTTACTCAGGTATGAATAGATCCTTATTATACATGCTATGCATTAGTTTTGTAGTTGATACGTAGGGGTAAATTAAGTGTCCTTGAATCCAAAAATTACATCATTTTTTGGAATCACGAGTCTTTTAGGAGAAAATTTTCCATTGATGAAAAAGCATTTCAGATTTGTGCTCTAACtgtttttgaatattaattaatgatgaaatatGAGCTCAATGCTAAGAGTCCTGCTGCAAATGCTTTGGTGTTTCAATGTGTAATTCAACTGTTATGACCCTGCTAAGAACATTTCATCGGTCTTGTTACGGTGTAATGACATGCTTACGTTGTTTCAGGTCTTAGTATGTCTCTTAGAAAATTAGCAttgtcatatttttaaataattgaatacaTGCTTCTTGTCTATTATCGTTTTAGTTATTGTTACTGGTTTCCAGCCAAATCAtaaccaatttaattttgtatttgaagAAGGAACTCCATTGCCCTTcagtatttttctttatcGGTTTCTTGCAACTAACATGTATGGTGTTGGAAACAGCATAAATGCTTCATAGTTGCTACATGTGATCGAGATCTGAAGCGAAGGATACGGAAGGTAAGATCAACTGACTTGTATTTGGGCACTGCATTTCATGATATTGGAATCCAGTAAATAACAAAGTTCGTTTTTTGGTAGGTTCCCGGAGTGCCTATCATGTACATAACCCGGCACAAGTATTCAATTGAGCGGCTGCCAGAGGCAACAGTTGGTGGAGGTATGCTGAAGCTATAGCTGTAATCATGTTATTGGTTGAAAATAGTGGTTCATTAGACTTCCAAAAACTTCAAATTAGCTGAGCGATATCGTCTCAGTTTGTGGTGACTTCTGAGTTGTAATTGTATTGAGttgttttctgtttctttcttttgtgtgtatgtgtatcaatgtgaaatttatttgtgttttggTGCAGCTCCAAGAATTTGATAATGGGAGGAGGATCATTCAATTGAGAATCATCTGTGCTGCTGTCCTAACTCAACGTTGAGCCTTAAGATGTTCTAAATATTAGAACTTTTGCGTAGGAATGATGATAGCTCGATGAAATGATGTGTGTATCAGTATTGTGATTGAGGCACTTATTTTGTGCCTTGTGTAATTctattaatgatatttttcctACTAAATATTCCCAGTTTTCATTCTGTCGTTTATATCCCGTCAGCCAATCGCGATGAAAAAAGCAATATTTGTATGTTTGTTGGGACTTCGTTGTCCGCTCCCCGCAGAttcattgattaatttatgttttcaaTGATGCTAATGCCTTGCCTACCATGGAGATGGGAGGACATAATAGAAGTTAAATGAGGAATTAATGTGACAGCTGGTTGAACCACCAATTTTTGGTATTTGAAACCTAACAAACATTCATTGAAAGATTGATTGTACAGATGCTTGTTCTGAGTTCCCTCCTTTACAAACCTTCATGCCCATTTTCATTACAACTGAAGTGTACCACCAGATCCGAAATGAAAAAAACTAGTATACATTTGCCATTCATCGACATGGCCAGAAGGATGCGGTTAAGTTGCATACAAAACCCACACATATCCTTTCTGGCAAAAATTAGACCAGAGGGGAGAgaaatcaaaaattaaaagaatcatCTAATCAAAACTACTTTGAAAGATGCCAGCTGCCAAAGAATCAAATGGACTCTAGAATCATTGATGTAATATTGTTGTTGAGTTCGAATTTTCCGTCTCTTCTGGTGGAGGTTTCACATATTTTCCTATTACTTTTTGGCgtctctttctcttttgtcTGGTTTGTTTGTCTTTACTTTGCTGCTTCCTTTTCTCCTTTAGCTTATTCCGAAGATGCCTTTCTTTCTCAAATACACCTTGCCAAACGACCTCACCTGTTGACGGCCATAACCACCGTCTTCTAGGGTGATCAGAATCTGCCTCCTCGGCCATGTCCTCATCCATGCTTTTTAAAGTGCTGTATGAGAACCATCTGACCCACATTTGACCTCTCCGACTCTTAAACTTGTGTTGCTCTTGCATTGCACCAGTCTCAGGGTTCACATATACCATCCGTCTTGCACTGTGATAAGCCCA encodes:
- the LOC102629063 gene encoding uncharacterized protein LOC102629063, with protein sequence MGKAKKAPKFAAMKKIITKRAIKNYKEDVLNPNKKDLTKEKMPRNVPNVSSALFFTHNTALGPPYRVLVDTNFINFSIQNKLDLEKGMMDCLYAKCTPCITDCVMAELEKLGQKYRVALRIAKDPRFERLPCTHKGTYADDCLVERVTQHKCFIVATCDRDLKRRIRKVPGVPIMYITRHKYSIERLPEATVGGAPRI